The following are encoded in a window of Streptomyces sp. Go-475 genomic DNA:
- the mreD gene encoding rod shape-determining protein MreD, whose protein sequence is MRVNRILLSSALVVVALVIQVSVLARLHLPGAVPDLMLLTVLGLALVYGHVGGALVGFAAGLLADLAPPADHAAGRYALVLCVIGYLAGLVKPETGQLKSATGPMVVVVAAAVGSTLLYAGVGALVGDTAARHVGLGSLLFTAALYDLLLAPFVVPGVMALARRAENDPLAESTSAAAKATDISSGWLAGGTGLRIGSQRNGLRVKAARARMARAGRIKGVKRL, encoded by the coding sequence CCTGGTGATCCAGGTGAGCGTCCTCGCCCGCCTCCATCTGCCGGGCGCGGTGCCCGACCTGATGCTGCTGACCGTCCTCGGCCTCGCGCTGGTGTACGGGCATGTCGGCGGCGCCCTCGTCGGCTTCGCCGCGGGCCTGCTCGCCGACCTGGCCCCGCCCGCCGACCACGCCGCCGGGCGGTACGCCCTCGTGCTGTGCGTCATCGGCTATCTCGCCGGCCTGGTGAAGCCGGAGACGGGCCAGCTGAAGTCCGCCACCGGCCCGATGGTCGTGGTGGTCGCCGCCGCGGTCGGCTCGACCCTGTTGTACGCCGGTGTCGGCGCCCTCGTCGGCGACACCGCCGCCCGCCATGTGGGCCTGGGCAGCCTGTTGTTCACGGCCGCTCTGTACGACCTGCTGCTCGCCCCGTTCGTGGTGCCTGGGGTGATGGCCCTGGCCCGGCGTGCGGAGAACGATCCGCTGGCCGAGTCCACGTCGGCCGCCGCCAAGGCCACGGACATCTCCTCCGGCTGGCTCGCCGGCGGCACCGGCCTGAGGATCGGCAGCCAGCGCAACGGCCTGCGGGTGAAGGCGGCCCGGGCCCGGATGGCGCGGGCCGGGCGCATCAAGGGGGTCAAGCGGCTGTGA